A single window of Ptychodera flava strain L36383 chromosome 3 unlocalized genomic scaffold, AS_Pfla_20210202 Scaffold_25__1_contigs__length_14229661_pilon, whole genome shotgun sequence DNA harbors:
- the LOC139125197 gene encoding uncharacterized protein — protein MAIDSTKQNIKNIIVNSTLILVIFTVVHPEGNAYVRASDQSYKGQTNKTEEASTSFAVYAAPDQAKKKKNLDSHPDETPYANVTGPSTQHEPPFLTNGTDGASPYANFKEMNGSKKEPDTAYADVQMAKPEKGKPPAGGKGKKPQRKGKKATAYQGDRPYDDVPDETAKNVKPLSSSQENPYEVAAMTVQKPKPQDANVEGLTYADLDFKGGPKTKTKPKPPVKPTEDDAVAYAAVDFSKSQIK, from the exons ATGGCAATTGAttctacaaaacaaaacataaagaACATTATCGTCAATTCAACACTGATTCTTGTAATATTCACTGTTGTTCATCCAGAAGGAAATGCTTACGTACGTGCATCTGACCAATCATATAAAggccaaacaaacaaaacagaagAAGCTTCAACATCATTTGCCGTATATGCTGCTCCTGACCAggcaaagaagaagaagaatttag ATTCACATCCAGATGAGACACCGTACGCCAATGTGACTGGTCCAAGTACACAACATGAACCACCATTTCTTACAAATGGGACAG ATGGAGCTTctccatatgcaaattttaaagaaatgaatGGTAGTAAGAAAGAACCAGACACAGCCTATGCCGATGTGCAGATGGCCAAACCAGAGAAAGGTAAACCCCCGGCTGGAGGGAAAGGCAAAAAACCCCAAAGAAAGGGTAAGAAGGCTACAGCTTACCAGGGAGACAGGCCCTATGATGATGTACCTGATGAAACTGCAAAAAATGTGAAGCCCCTGAGCTCATCACAAGAAAATCCCTATGAAGTTGCTGCCATGACAGTGCAAAAG CCAAAGCCTCAAGATGCCAATGTTGAAGGTTTAACTTATGCTGACTTGGACTTCAAAGGAGGACCAAAGACCAAAACAAAACCAAAGCCACCAGTGAAACCAACAGAAGATGATGCTGTTGCATATGCAGCTGTTGACTTCAGTAAAAGCCAAATTAAGTAA